One genomic segment of Manis pentadactyla isolate mManPen7 chromosome 1, mManPen7.hap1, whole genome shotgun sequence includes these proteins:
- the TMEM41A gene encoding transmembrane protein 41A isoform X2, with product MGAAMRPLLGLVLVFAGCTFALYLLSTLLPRGPIVGSAEEAGGRSLWFPSDLAELRELSEVLREYRKEHQAYVFLLFCSAYLYKQGFAIPGSSFLNVLAGALFGPWLGLLLCCVLTSVGATGCYLLSSIFGKQLVVSYFPDKVAVLQRKVEENRNSLFFFLLFLRLFPMTPNWFLNLSAPILNIPIVHFFFSVLIGGQELEKLRCVLCWTERRQSCSFSVPRSNEPERSTEQCGLKS from the exons ATGGGCGCCGCGATGCGCCCCCTGCTCGGCCTCGTCCTGGTCTTCGCCGGCTGCACATTTGCCCTGTACTTGTTGTCGACGCTGCTACCCCGCGGGCCGATAGTCGGCTCCGCCGAGGAGGCTGGAGGCAG GTCACTGTGGTTCCCCTCAGATCTGGCCGAGCTGCGGGAGCTCTCTGAGGTCCTCCGGGAATACCGGAAGGAGCACCAGGCCTACGTGTTCCTGCTCTTCTGCAGTGCCTACCTCTACAAACAGGGCTTCGCCATCCCTGGCTCCAGCTTCCTG aacGTTTTAGCGGGTGCTTTGTTTGGACCATGGCTGGGGCTTCTGCTGTGCTGTGTGTTGACATCAGTGGGCGCCACAGGCTGCTACCTGCTCTCCAGTATTTTTGGCAAACAGCTGGTGGTGTCCTACTTCCCGGATAAAGTGGCCGTGCTGCAGAGGAAG GTGGAGGAGAACAGAAAcagcttgttttttttcctactgtttttGAGACTTTTCCCCATGACGCCAAACTGGTTCTTGAACCTCTCGGCCCCGATTCTGAACATTCCCATCGTGCATTTCTTCTTCTCTGTTCTTATCG GTGGGCAAGAACTGGAAAAGCTGAGGTGTGTTTTATGTTGGACAGAAAGACGACAGAGTTGTAGCTTCTCAGTTCCCAGAAGCAATGAACCAGAGAGATCCACAGAACAGTGTGGTCTCAAGTCCTAG
- the TMEM41A gene encoding transmembrane protein 41A isoform X1 yields MGAAMRPLLGLVLVFAGCTFALYLLSTLLPRGPIVGSAEEAGGRSLWFPSDLAELRELSEVLREYRKEHQAYVFLLFCSAYLYKQGFAIPGSSFLNVLAGALFGPWLGLLLCCVLTSVGATGCYLLSSIFGKQLVVSYFPDKVAVLQRKVEENRNSLFFFLLFLRLFPMTPNWFLNLSAPILNIPIVHFFFSVLIGLIPYNFICVQTGSILSTLTSLDALFSWATVFKLLAIALVALVPGTLIKKFSQKDLHLNETSNTNRLSSRKDT; encoded by the exons ATGGGCGCCGCGATGCGCCCCCTGCTCGGCCTCGTCCTGGTCTTCGCCGGCTGCACATTTGCCCTGTACTTGTTGTCGACGCTGCTACCCCGCGGGCCGATAGTCGGCTCCGCCGAGGAGGCTGGAGGCAG GTCACTGTGGTTCCCCTCAGATCTGGCCGAGCTGCGGGAGCTCTCTGAGGTCCTCCGGGAATACCGGAAGGAGCACCAGGCCTACGTGTTCCTGCTCTTCTGCAGTGCCTACCTCTACAAACAGGGCTTCGCCATCCCTGGCTCCAGCTTCCTG aacGTTTTAGCGGGTGCTTTGTTTGGACCATGGCTGGGGCTTCTGCTGTGCTGTGTGTTGACATCAGTGGGCGCCACAGGCTGCTACCTGCTCTCCAGTATTTTTGGCAAACAGCTGGTGGTGTCCTACTTCCCGGATAAAGTGGCCGTGCTGCAGAGGAAG GTGGAGGAGAACAGAAAcagcttgttttttttcctactgtttttGAGACTTTTCCCCATGACGCCAAACTGGTTCTTGAACCTCTCGGCCCCGATTCTGAACATTCCCATCGTGCATTTCTTCTTCTCTGTTCTTATCG gTTTGATCCCATACAATTTCATCTGTGTGCAGACAGGCTCCATCCTGTCAACCCTTACCTCTCTGGATGCTCTTTTCTCCTGGGCAACTGTCTTTAAGCTGTTGGCCATTGCCCTGGTGGCCTTAGTTCCTGGAACCCTCATTAAGAAATTTAGTCAGAAAGACCTGCATTTGAATGAAACAAGCAACACTAATCGTCTAAGCAGTAGAAAGGACACATGA
- the TMEM41A gene encoding transmembrane protein 41A isoform X3 yields MGAAMRPLLGLVLVFAGCTFALYLLSTLLPRGPIVGSAEEAGGRSLWFPSDLAELRELSEVLREYRKEHQAYVFLLFCSAYLYKQGFAIPGSSFLNVLAGALFGPWLGLLLCCVLTSVGATGCYLLSSIFGKQLVVSYFPDKVAVLQRKVEENRNSLFFFLLFLRLFPMTPNWFLNLSAPILNIPIVHFFFSVLIGKRLVGFDPIQFHLCADRLHPVNPYLSGCSFLLGNCL; encoded by the exons ATGGGCGCCGCGATGCGCCCCCTGCTCGGCCTCGTCCTGGTCTTCGCCGGCTGCACATTTGCCCTGTACTTGTTGTCGACGCTGCTACCCCGCGGGCCGATAGTCGGCTCCGCCGAGGAGGCTGGAGGCAG GTCACTGTGGTTCCCCTCAGATCTGGCCGAGCTGCGGGAGCTCTCTGAGGTCCTCCGGGAATACCGGAAGGAGCACCAGGCCTACGTGTTCCTGCTCTTCTGCAGTGCCTACCTCTACAAACAGGGCTTCGCCATCCCTGGCTCCAGCTTCCTG aacGTTTTAGCGGGTGCTTTGTTTGGACCATGGCTGGGGCTTCTGCTGTGCTGTGTGTTGACATCAGTGGGCGCCACAGGCTGCTACCTGCTCTCCAGTATTTTTGGCAAACAGCTGGTGGTGTCCTACTTCCCGGATAAAGTGGCCGTGCTGCAGAGGAAG GTGGAGGAGAACAGAAAcagcttgttttttttcctactgtttttGAGACTTTTCCCCATGACGCCAAACTGGTTCTTGAACCTCTCGGCCCCGATTCTGAACATTCCCATCGTGCATTTCTTCTTCTCTGTTCTTATCGGTAAGAGGCTAGTGGG gTTTGATCCCATACAATTTCATCTGTGTGCAGACAGGCTCCATCCTGTCAACCCTTACCTCTCTGGATGCTCTTTTCTCCTGGGCAACTGTCTTTAA